The Minwuia thermotolerans sequence ATGGTGTTGCAGGTCAGTGCTGAGCATTGTCGCCTCCATCCTCGGAGAGCCGCTTCCAGGCGGCGCTGACGTGGGTGACGTTGAGCGGCTCCCCCTTGCTGTTGGCAAAGGCGCTCGCGATGCGCAGCACCTTGGTCATGCCGCGGAGCGCGCCCGGCTTGGTGGCGACCGCCTTCAGCAGCCGGACCGTGTCCGGGTCGGTGACCTTCCAGGCGCCGATCAGTTCGCAGACGTCTTCCGGCCAGGGCTTGCCTCGCGTGAACCGCATGCCGATCCGGCTGAACAGCTGCGCGAACTCCGGCCGCCGGCCCTCGCCCTGCAGCCGGCCGTAGACACTCTCGTTGCCCACCAGCGCGATACCGACGCCGTAGAGGTCGTGGAGCGAGCGGAGCTGGTCGAGCGCCTTGGAGACCAGGTGCTGGGCTTCGTCGACGATCAGCAGCCCGCCCGTGTCGCGCACCCGGGCGCCGATGGCCTCGGGCAGCTTCGTCGGGCTCTTCT is a genomic window containing:
- a CDS encoding AAA family ATPase, with amino-acid sequence MNAPKDQTLTDAEIEAIRAEAKKLIADENLSHASAARDAGIAAPTMSAWLSGTYTGRNDNVAGKVQLWLASREERKRARSSLPQAPMFVKTRTASSVTDVLQWAQIGPDIVVVAGGAGIGKTTACGHYAGTNPNVWMATMQPSTANVYPMLQVIAQALQLTEKSPTKLPEAIGARVRDTGGLLIVDEAQHLVSKALDQLRSLHDLYGVGIALVGNESVYGRLQGEGRRPEFAQLFSRIGMRFTRGKPWPEDVCELIGAWKVTDPDTVRLLKAVATKPGALRGMTKVLRIASAFANSKGEPLNVTHVSAAWKRLSEDGGDNAQH